ACCTATCGACCCCATCCACCAGGTCACCTTCATTCTGGGCGGATACACCAAGAATGACCCTGAAAATCCCTTTCGCATGTACCTGCTGTGGACCAAGCGAAAACTGCCTCTGCTGGACAGCGACGAGATAGGAACCAGTTTCAGCGTGCCGCGTATTATCAAGCTCGAGCACCGCCTGCACCAGATCGTCCAGCAAAGTGGTGAGTTGGACCGCGTGATTACGGTCGTTCGCAAGGAGATGGAACGGTTGGCCGAAATCGACGATGAGGTGTCCGAACCGCTATCATACGCTTACATCACCGAAGACGGTTTCAAACAGCTTTAAACTGAAAAAAGGTCTGTGCCCTATTGCTGGCCAGACCTTTTTTATCATGGCATGGTGCCCCCGGCAGGAATCGAACCTGCGGCCAACAGATTAGGAATCTGCTGCTCTATCCCCTGAGCTACGAGGGCATTGATATGGTCAGCGAGATATCATAGCAGCCGGCAATTTGAAAGAGGCAGCTTGCTCGGAACGCCGGACAAAATGGTTTCTTGGCCCCACCTGAGAGTCTCCGGATTCCGGTCAGGCTGTACTTGCGGCCGTCGGGGGCGCTTACTCGATGAAAAGCTTCTGGCCGGGGAAGATTTTGCTGTGAGCCGTCAAGCGGTTGATTTTTAAAAAGCGCTGCAAGGCCATATTGTGCTTTTGAGCGATAGTGAACGGGCTGTCACCGCTTTTGACATAATAGGTGGTCAACTGGCTGGCATCGGGCAAGGGTTCAGGTTTGTACCCGGGAATGTTGAGTTTTTGACCGATATAAAGATTGTTGGAGGTCAGGTTATTCAGGGCGACAATCTGTTTAACGGTAGTCTGGTACCGGTTGGCGATGTTCCACAGAGAATCCCCCTTGTGGACGTGGTGCACACCAGAAAAATCCTTCTTTGATAGTTGCTGTTGGGCGGCAACCGCCGCCACGCTTCCTCGGACGGGTATCTTGAGGCGCTTTCCGGCGCGAATAAAGTGCGAACTGCGCAGGTTATTGGCCCGCATGATGTTCGTTACACTGGTGCGGTAGCGTTTGGAGATGGTGCCGAGGGTTTCACCCCTTCGGACGCTGTGCCAAACAAATGCCCTTTGCGGCACGTTGCTCGTCGGCATGGTATCGAGCGCGGCCAGGAGTTTGTCAGCATGATCGGTAGGGACTCTGAGCGAGTAGGGCTCGGGCGGCAGGATGGAGTAGCGCAGTTCGGGGTTGAGCTCCTGTAGGTCGGCCAGCTCCGCGCCGATGGCTTGACCCACGTCTTTAAGGTGAACCTGGCGGTTGATTTCTACCTCTTCATACACAAGGGGGGGGTCGAAGGCAACCTGTTCCAGTCCATACTTTTCCGGATTCTTGACAATATGCAGTGTCGCGAAAAAGCGGGGCACATAACGGGCGGTTTCAAGGGGTAGTCGCTGGTACAAATCCCAGAAGTTGTCGAGATAATTGATATTTTGGGTTTGGATAACCTTCAGGACCCGCCCCTCGCCGCAATTGTAAGCAGCAAGCACCGTCGCCCAGTCGCCGAAAATATTGTGAAGTTCTTTCAAGTAAGCGATTGCCGCATCTGTTGATTTAATAAAATCAATACGTTCGTCTATATACTGGTCGCGCTTCAAACCGAATTTATAGCCAGTGGAAGGTATGAACTGCCAGAGCCCCAGCGCGCGCGCCTTGGAAAGGGCCTTCACCTTGAAATTGCTCTCGATCAGAGGCAACCATGAGAGTTCTTCCGGAAGGCCCGCTGCTTTCAGAGCTTGCAATATATAAGGACGGAATTTGCCTGAACGCTGATAGGCGCTTATAAAATATGGTTTTTCTCTGCCTGTGGTAAACGAGCGCAACTCCGCTTCGATGTGGCGGTTCATCTCCATCGGTATCTCGTCATGGTGACCATTGACGACGATGTTACGGGAGGCATAAATTTCAAGAATGCGTTTGGAAATCAGAAAACGAAGGTCCTCTTTTTGCTGGAGAAGCTTGGCTTCCTGTTTGGAATCGATCTCCAGGATCAGCGAATATGCCTTGTCCAAGGCCTCAAATGCGATATCGAGCTCTCCTTTTTGCCAGGCCGACTGACTGACCTCGCAAAAGTCCAGTGCTTCGTCCAGTCTGGCCTGCGCCTCCTTGTCGAGGACGGCGTTCTCTTTCATGTCCGCAAGGCATTCGGCATCATCAGGTGCGCATGCCTCGGCAGCCGTGTTGGTTGTGTCGGCACCGTCGATCGCTGGCGTCTCAATGGCATCACTGAGGGCGGCCACCTCATCGCTGGAGGATTCAGCTTCGGTTAATGGGGTTTGTTGTCCAGCGGCGGGTTCCTCGCCAAACCGGGAAACGTCGGATTGTTCGTTTTGAGCTCTCACCGACGGGTTAAGGCGATCAGTTGCTTGGCTGCGGCCTGAGAAGGGCATGCTGCTGCATCCCCATGATAGAGCGATAACCGTGATTGCCGAAAAAAGTATCAAGTTGCGTTTCAAGGCTTTTCCATCCCTGTTTTCAGGTTCGTGCACCTGGTTTGAATAATGAGCGGTTGAAAATGCGGGTCAGTGGTCGTATTTAATCGGTCTGAAACACATTATGCGCGTTTTTTGGCTGCACGATACCATATGTCTTGCTGTTTTTGTCAAGTAATTATCGACAAATAAACAAAGTTATAGAGCATATCGGCCCTGCGGCTGCGATCTTGAGTCCGAAAGTCATTTTTTTTACAAGGGTCGAAAATATCGATAGACGGAAGGGTGCGTAGTCACAAAATGTGTTAAACATAGAAAAAAAGAGTAAATAGGAGATAGTGAAACATTAACAAGAATAAATGAGAATATTTCTCATTTTTGATAAAAATATGGAAATTTATAGGTTTGTTTTTTACCCTCCATATGAGTAAAAGATGCATTTTTAGTTATCTCGACGCTATTAAAGGGCTTCGAGAGGATCTTTAATATGAATGATTGGTCAGATATTAGACGCCAGCGTAGCTCAGTCGGTAGAGCTACTGATTTGTAATCAGTGGGTCGGGGGTTCGAATCCCTCCGCTGGCTTCAGGATATGAATGCGGTGGGGTTCCCGAGCGGCCAAAGGGAACAGACTGTAAATCTGTCGGCGAAGCCTTCGGAGGTTCGAATCCTCCCCCCACCACCACTCACGCACGATTGCTATTTGTAGGAGATATCCGGTTTCGGAATCGTTTCTGACTACATGGCTTCCATCATACGCGATGTGCACATCATGGCGATTGGCAGATCTGCAGTGAATCGTATGAATGCGGGGGTTCTGAATAACATTGGGATATTATTAAGCGGGAGTAGCTCAGTTGGTAGAGCTTCAGCCTTCCAAGCTGAATGTCGCGAGTTCGAGCCTCGTCTCCCGCTCCAAGTTTTCTGAACGTCACGCGGCCTTCGATCAGAAAAATCCGAACAACAGCAACTCAGCCCACGTAGCTCAGTCGGTAGAGCGCTTCCTTGGTAAGGAAGAGGTCCATCGGTTCAATTCCGATCGTGGGCTCCATTATTGAAGATCAACGTGCCAATGGCGATGGGGTCAGCCAAACAACAGCGCCTGTAAGACGGCAACCCAATTTTAAATTCGAGAATGTTTGAACGACCATGGGAGGGACGAGATGGCGAAGGCAAAGTTTGAGAGAAAGAAGCCACATGTCAATGTAGGGACGATCGGCCATATTGATCATGGCAAGACGACGTTGACGGCAGCGATCACGAAGCACAACGGTTTGAAGGGTATGGCGGAGTTTGTGCCGTTTGACCAGATCGACAAGGCGCCGGAGGAAAAAGAGCGCGGGATAACGATCGCGACGGCGCACGTGGAGTATGAGACGGTGAACCGTCATTATGCGCATGTGGATTGTCCGGGTCATGCGGACTATATCAAGAACATGATCACGGGTGCGGCCCAGATGGACGGTGCGATATTGGTGGTGGCGGCCGATGACGGACCGATGCCGCAGACGCGGGAGCACATATTGCTGGCGCGTCAGGTGGGTGTGCCGCGCATTGTGGTATTTTTGAACAAGTGCGACATGGTCGATGATGAGGAGTTGATCGAGCTGGTGGAGCTGGAGCTGCGCGAGCTTTTGACCAAGTATGAGTTTCCTGGGGATGACACGCCGATTATTCGGGGCAGTGCGCTCAAGGCGTTGGAGAGTGATGATCCGGACAGTGCGGAGGCCAAGTGCATCTTTGAGTTGATGAATGCGATCGACACGTTCATTCCGGAGCCGAAGCGAGACATCGACAAGCCGTTTTTGATGCCGATCGAGGATGTGTTCAGCATCTCGGGTCGTGGCACGGTGGTGACGGGTCGTGTGGAGCGAGGGATCATCAAGGTGGGTGACAACGTGGAGATCGTAGGGATTCGTCCGACGATCAAGACGGTGTGCACGGGCGTGGAGATGTTCCGCAAGCTGTTGGACGAGGGTCAGGCTGGTGACAACATTGGTGTGTTGCTGCGCGGGACCAAGCGGGATGAAGTGGAGCGGGGCCAGGTGGTGGCGGTACCGGGCACGATTACGCCGCACACCAAGTTCAAGGCTGAGGCGTACATATTGAGCAAGGAAGAAGGCGGGCGGCACACGCCGTTTTTCAATGGGTATCGGCCGCAGTTTTATTTTCGGACGACGGATGTGACGGGGATATTGAATTTGCCCGAGGGCGTAGAGATGGTGATGCCTGGGGACAATGTGGCGATCACGGCCGAGTTGATTACGCCGATCGCGATGGAAAAAGAGTTGAGATTTGCCATCCGCGAAGGTGGACGTACGGTCGGCGCCGGCGTGGTGAGCGAGATTATCGAGTAAAGACCAAGGAGTCGACACGTGAGAGTGATTGTAACGTTGGCATGCGGCGAGTGCAAACGCCGAAACTATACCACGACGAAAAACAAGCGGACCACGCCAGACAAGCTGGAGTTCAGTAAGTATTGTCGATTTTGCCAGAAGCACACCCTTCATAAGGAAACGAAGTAGGATTCTGGTGCAGGAACGACGATACAACCCGTGCAGGCCAGTAGCTCTAATTGGTAGAGCATCGGACTCCAAATCCGGGTGTTGGGGGTTCGAATCCCTCCTGGCCTGCCAACTTTTTGCCGGAAGAGGCTATAAGGCTTCGCAGTGAATGGCCGGCTGTGCCGCAATAAAACTTCCTGATATCGGTTAGGGGTGGCATGGGACGCATACTCAAGAAAAAAGATCCAAGCAAAAAGAAGGCTCAGCGCTTGGAAAAGCAACAGGAGACAGCGGAAGGCGGTTCGGCTGAAGGCGCGTCAACTTCTAAAGCCGCTGTTGCTCAGAAAAAAGCTGCAACGCTTGTAAAGCAAAAGCCTGTTTCAAGTGAAAAGAATTTTTTCGAAAAAAGCATTCAATTTCTGCGTGAAGTAAAAATTGAGCTGAAGAAGGTAACCTGGCCATCCAGAAAGCAAACAATGGGATCGACCGTGGTGGTGATCATTCTGGTGATGGTCATCTCACTGTTCTTGGGCGTTGTTGACTTTGGATTGTCGAACCTGATTCGCGCAGTGCTCCCTTAAAAAAAGAAGGTGAATCGTGGCATTGCAGTGGTATATCGTCCATGTTTATTCAGGGTTCGAAAATAAGGTGAAGGCCTCCCTGGAAGAACGGATCGCTAGCTCGCCCCATCCCGATAAATTTGGTGAGGTTCTCGTGCCGACCGAAGAAATCGTGGAGCTGGTAAAAGGCAAGCGTCGGACATCCGCGCGCAAATTTTATCCGGGCTATCTGCTGGTTCGCATGGAATTGGACGATGAGACCTGGCACATTGTCAACGATACCGCCAAGGTGACGGGTTTCCTCGGCGGAAGGGACAAGCCGACTCCGCTGACCGATGAAGAGGCGGACCGTATATTGAATCGAATGGAAGCCGGCAAGCTCAAACCGCAACCCAAATACTTTTTCGAAACAGGAGATGAGGTTCGGGTGGTCGATGGGCCTTTCACAAATTTCAACGGTACAGTAGAGGAAGTCAACCAGGAGAAGGGCAAGATCAAGGTCCTGGTGAGCATATTCGGACGCTCCACGCCGGTTGAGCTGGAATTCGTCCAAGTCACCAAGCTTTAGCGCATGCCGGCGCCATCTCGCGCTCGGACAAATGATACCATGCGTACTATTTTTCGAACGGCTGGATTGTCGGGCCGAATCGCAATCATTAGGAGATAAGTAACAACCATGGCGAAAAAGGTAATGGCACAGATCAAGTTGCAAGTCGAGGCGGGAAAAGCCACACCCTCGCCCCCCATTGGGCCTGCGTTGGGACAGCATGGCGTCAATATTATGGATTTTTGCAAGGCATTCAATGCAAGGACGGCCAACGAAGCAGGCATGATTATACCTGTCGTGATCACCGTTTACCAGGATCGAACATTTACTTTCATCACAAAGACTCCGCCTGCGGCTGTATTGCTCAAAAAAGCCGCCAAAATCGCCAAAGGCGCAGCCGATCCGAAACGGGATCGCGTGGGAAAAGTGACCCGTGCCCAGGTTGAAGAGATTGCCAAACTTAAAATGCCTGACTTGAACACAAACGATTTGGATGCTGCCTGCCTGATCATCAGTGGAACGGCTCGAAGCATGGGGATCGAGGTCGTATAAACGCGGATCAAAGGCGGCCACTTTCACCGGCGCCAACTTGATGTCACAGGCTAAGGAGTGGGAAAAGAGAAAATGCCGAAACGGGGTAAAAAATACTTACAAGCAAAAAGCACGATCGATACGCAAAAGCGGTATGAATTTGCAGATGCCGTGGAGTCGGCGATAAAGGCGTCCTACGCTAAATTCGATGAAACCGTTGACGTTTCAGTGCGGCTGGGTGTCGATCCGCGGCATGCCGATCAAATGGTTCGCGGAACGGTCGTGTTGCCGCATGGTTTGGGCAAAGAGGTCAAGGTGTTGGTTTTTGCCAAGGGTGAAAAAGAGGCCGAGGCCAAAGAGGCTGGGGCTGATTTTGTCGGCAATGAAGATCTGATCGAGAAAATTCAAGGCGGTTGGTTTGGATTCGACAAGGCTGTCGCCACGCCGGACATGATGGGCGCGGTCGGCAAGATCGGCCGGGTTTTGGGGCCCCGTGGTTTGATGCCCAATGCGAAAACCGGTACCGTGACATTCGAAGTGGCAAAAGCTGTTCAGGAACTGAAGGCGGGCAAAATAGATTTCCGCGTCGAGAAAGCCGGAATCGTTCATGCCCCCATGGGCAAGGTGTCTTTCGGTACAGATAAGATCGTCCAGAACATTTCGGCCTTCTTGGAGACTATTGTACGACTTAAACCCTCATCCAGTAAGGGTACCTATCTCAAAGGAATTGCCATCTCAACCACCATGGGGCCTGGGATAAAGATTGACGCCGCAGTAGTGAAGGACTTGGTCAAGTAGATTGGCTCATTTGTTAACGGATCCATTTTAACAGAAAAATATAAAGCGCGATGGTCGGTTTTAGAAAGCCAAAGGAACGCATCATCCGGCATCCGCTTTTAATCACGCTGTCAAAGACCGTAGGTGCACGTCTGCCTTTGCATAGGAAAGACCGTGTCTAATTGGCGAAAGCCGGCCTACCGAGACAGGTTGCAGGGTATCGGTTTCAAATATCACTTGTGAGCACTCGAGGCCGATTCCGGAATATTGCACTTGTACGCGTTATATCCTCCGGTTTTTACAGCCATGGAAGGAGGTGTTAGGTAAACTTGAATATCGACGATAAAAAACAGTTTGTCCAAGAGCTGCAGGAACGACTCGGCAAAAGCAAGGTGGCCATCCTGACCGACTATAAAGGACTTGACGTGGGTGCGATGACCGAGCTGCGCAGTAAACTGCGCGAGGCCAACATTGAGTACCAGGTCATAAAGAACACCATGCTGCGTCTCGCCTCGGAAGGCACGGAAGTGGCGTTGATCAAAGACCAGTTCAAAGGTCCGAGCGCCATTGCGCTCAGCTATGATGATCCGGTCGCACCGGCAAAAATCCTGACCGAGTTCGCCAAGACCAATAACAAGTTTGAAATCAAATGTGGCGTTCTAAATGGATCGGTCATGGATCTGGCGGCGATAAAGGCGCTTTCGGCGCTTCCTTCGCGCGAAGAGTTGCTGGCAACAGTACTCTCGGCAATGATTGCCGTTCCCACTTCACTGGTCCGTGCCCTGAGCGATGTGCCGCGAAGAATGCTCAATGTGCTGCAAGCTATCAAGGAGCAGAAAGAACAACAGGCCGCCTGATCCATTTCGGCTTGCAATTCCCTTTTATAATTAAAATTTGCTGATGTACGTTCATCGCGAAAAGTCTGAATATCGGAGGAATAAACACAATGGCTGACGTAACGAAACAAGATGTTATCGATTTTATAGCAAACATGTCTGTATTGGAGCTCTCTGAACTCGTCAAAGAGCTTGAAGAGAAATTCGGTGTATCTGCTGCTGCACCGGTGGCCATGGTGGCTGCTGCCGGGCCTGCTGGTGATGCGGGTGCCGCGGCTGAAGAGAAGACAGAATTCGACGTTATTCTCACCACCGCCGGTGATAAAAAGATTGCAGTCATCAAAGAGGTTCGCGCGATTACCGGACTTGGGTTGAAAGAGGCCAAGGAACTCGTCGATTCTGCACCCAAAGCCGTGAAAGAAGGTATTGCCAAGGAAGAGGCCGAAAAAATCAAAGCCCAATTGGAAGAAGCCGGTGCTCAAGTCGAACTCAAGTAATTGGATGTGGTGATATCGTCATCAATTACGCTGAAAATAATAAAAGAATTATTGCAATGCGAAAATGGGGTGGAAAGGCCGTAAACCTTTTATCCCATTTTCGCGTTTCCTAAAGTCTTAGAAAAAAAGTGGAGAGACCATGGCAGCACGGCTATCGCTGGACAAGCGTATTCGTAAGAATTTCGGTAAGATCAAGAAGATTGTGGAAATTCCTGATCTTATTGGCATGCAAAAAGAATCCTATCGCCGTTTCCTGCAGCTCGATGTGCCTCCCGAACGGCGCGAGGACATCGGGCTTCAGGCGGTATTCAAATCGGTATTCCCAATCAAGGATTTTACCGGCAGCGCATCGTTGGAGTTTGTCTCCTATCGCTTTTCTGAGGCCAAACATAGTGAAGATGAGTGTATTCAACGCGGTATGACATATGAACTACCGGTCCGCATTACCGTGCGATTGGTGGTTTACGATGTCGACAAGGAAACAGGTCTGTCCAATATCCGTGATATCAAAGAGCAGGAGATCTATTTTGGCACCATCCCCCTGATGACCGACAAGGGGACATTCATCATCAATGGTACAGAACGCGTGGTCGTCAGCCAGCTGCATCGTTCGTCGGGTGTCTTTTTCGATCACGACAAAGGTAAAACGCACTCTAGTGGTAAAATTATTTACAGCGCACGGATTATCCCCGTACGCGGCTCCTGGATCGATTTGGAGATCGATCCCAAAGACATCGTTTACATTCGCATCGACCGCAGGCGTAAATTCCCCGTCACCACCCTGTTGAAGGCTTTTGGTTATACCACCGAAGACTTGTTGACTTATTTCTATGCCAACGAACGGGTCGTCATCGAAGGGCGGCGTGCGTTTAAAATATTCAGTGAAGAACAATTAAAAGGGCAACGGGCCAGCCGGGATGTCGTTGATCCGACCACCGGAGATGTTTTGGTCAAAAAGGGGCGAATGTTTACCCAGCGAGCGGTCAAGCAGATGAAAATGCTGAATATCGAACGCTTTCCAATTGCCCCGGAAGAGTTGATCGGAAAAGTCTTCGCGGTCACCATCGCCGATCCGAAAAGCGGTGATCTTTTGGTGCACTCCAACGAAGAGATCAACGACGAAAACTTGGCTTTGCTCAAAAACGCGGGGATAAACGAGTTTGACATCCTGCATACCGACGGCGTTTCCAGCAGCGATTCGATTCGCAAAACCTTGCTTCTGGACAAGGTATCGAGCAAGGAAGAAGCGCTGATCGAAATTTATCGTCTGATGCGTCCCGGTAACCCGGCGACGCCGGAAGTGGCCCAGGATTTCATGGACCACCTCTTCTTCAAATCCGCGTATTACGATCTATCCAGCGTCGGTCGTTTGAAAATCAATCTTCGCCTGGGAATTCAAGCGCCCGTTTATCTGCGGACACTGCGAAAAGAAGACATCTTGCTGACCACCAAGACCTTGATTGATCTGCGGGATACCCAAGGCGTGGTAGACGATATCGATCATTTGGGAAACCGTCGCGTGCGCGCAGTCGGCGAGCTTTTGGAAAATCAGTACCGCATCGGACTGGTCCGCATGGAACGGGCGATCAAGGAGCGCATGAGCCTGCAGGAAGTCGATGCCCTCATGCCGCATGATCTGATCAATCCAAAACCGGTTTCGGCCGTGGTCAAGGAGTTTTTCGGAACGAGTCAGCTGAGTCAGTTCATGGATCAGACCAACCCGCTTTCGGAGACGACCCACAAACGACGCTTGAGTGCATTGGGCCCCGGCGGCTTGACGCGCGAACGCGCCGGTTTCGAGGTCCGGGACGTTCATCCCTCCCATTACGGCAGAATCTGCCCCATTGAAACACCAGAAGGTCCGAATATCGGGTTGATCGTTTCTCTGAGCACCTATGCGCGGGTCAACGATTACGGTTTCATCGAGACCCCCTATCGCGTCGTCAAAGACAGCAAGGTCACCAAGAATGTCAATTTCCTCAGTGCGTTCGAGGAGAAAAAGCATCCCATCGCTCAAGCCAATGCGCCGATCGACGATCAGGGCGCTTATATCAATCCGCTCGTGACCTCAAGGGTCGCCGGTGAATTCATGATGGTGGAGCGTGAGCAGATCGAGCTGATGGATATTTCACCCAATCAACTGGTGAGTGTCTCGGCTTCGTTGATTCCTTTTCTTGAAAACGACGACGCCAACCGTGCGCTCATGGGATCGAACATGCAGCGGCAAGCCGTGCCTTTGATGATGAGCGAGGCGCCATTGGTGGGCACTGGCATCGAAGGGGTAGTGGCCAAAGACTCTGGAGTGACCATCGTGGCCGATCGTGACGGGGTGGTCGAGCAGGTAGACGCCTCCCGCATCGTCATCCGTCATGACGGAGAAAAGGGTCGGGACAAAAAACCGGTGACCATCTACAACCTGTCAAAGTTTATCCGTTCCAACCAAAACACCTGTTTCAATCACCGCCCCATCGTCAAGCAGGGACAGCGAGTGCATGCCGGTGATATCATTTCCGACGGTCCGGCCACGGACCACGGCGAACTGGCGCTCGGCAAAAACGTGACCGTGGCCTTCATGCCGTGGGGTGGGTATAACTTTGAAGACTCGATTCTGGTCTCCGAGCGACTGGTTCGGGACGGCGTTTACACTTCGATTCACATTGAGGAGTTCGAGGTGGTGGCGCGCGACACCAAGCTCGGCAAAGAAGAGATCACCCGCGATATCCCCAATGTGGGGGAAGAGGCCCTTCGAAATCTCGATGACAGTGGCATTATCCGTCTGGGGGCCGAAGTTGTTCAAGGAGATATCCTGGTCGGGAAAATCACGCCCAAAGGCGAGACCCAACTGTCTCCGGAAGAAAAATTGCTGCGCGCCATATTCGGAGAGAAGGCCGGTGATGTGAAGGATACCTCGTTGCGCGTGCCGCCGGGTGTCGAAGGTATCGTTATCGATGCCAAGGTTTTTGCCCGCCGCGGCACGGAAAAAGACGAGCGTACCCAGGAAATCGAGCTGAGTGAGATTACGGTGCTCGAGCGCAATCGGGACGACGAACTCAAAATCATCGAAGAGATCGTGCGAGAGCAAATCATAAGCGCCGCGGAAGGGAAGGTTTTGGCCGCCCCGCTGAAAAAGGGTAAAAAGGCATTGGCAGGCAAAGGGAGCCCCGTCACAGGCGAGCTGCTGATGGATATACCCGTCGCCCAGCTGGAAAGCCTGGTCCTTGAAGACGCGGAGACCACCGAAAAGGTCCATGACCTGATCGAGCAATACCGGCAGCAGTGCGATCGCGTCAGAGAGGCTTTCGAACACTCATTGGAGCGTTTTGAGCGAGGCGACGAGCTGCCGCCGGGTGTGATTAAAATGGTCAAGGTGTATGTGGCCATGAAGCGCAAGTTGTCCGTCGGCGACAAAATGGCAGGTCGGCATGGCAACAAAGGCGTGGTGTCGCGCATTCTGCCCATGGAAGATATGCCCTACTTCAACGACGGCACGCCTGTGGATATGGTTCTCAACCCCCTTGGCGTTCCGTCGCGTATGAACGTCGGCCAGATTCTCGAGATCCACCTCGGGCGCGCGGCCAAAGGGCTGGGAAATCAGATCACTCAAATGATCGAGGAAAAGCGGGTCGCCGATATGCGTGAAAAGATGAAGCGCATATTCGATGACAAGGAGACGGTCTCCGCCATAGAGGAGCTCAATGAAGACGGCGTCATGGCCATGGCACAAAATTATAGGAATGGTGTTTTTATGGCCACCCCTGTTTTCGACGGTGCCAAAGAGGAAGAGATCAAATCTTTGCTATCAGAGGCGGGTGTCTCTCCGACCGGTCAAGCGACGCTCTACGATGGTCATACCGGTGAACCTTTCAAGGAAAGGGTCACGGTCGGCACCATGTACATGCTCAAATTGCACCATCTGGTCGACGACAAGATTCATGCCCGTTCCATCGGTCCTTACTCTCTGGTGACGCAACAGCCCCTGGGCGGAAAGGCCCAATTCGGCGGTCAGCGCCTGGGTGAGATGGAAGTTTGGGCCATGGAGGCTTATGGTGCGGCGCATGCACTGCAGGAATTCTTGACCGTAAAATCCGATGACATGGCCGGCCGTACGCGTATGTACGAGAAGATCGTCAAGGGGCAGAACATCCTTGAGCCGGGGTTGCCGGAATCCTTCAAGGTGTTGACCAAGGAGCTGCAGGCTCTGGGGCTGGATGTTTCCCTCCTGGAAGAGAAAGATCTACCCAAGGAATAGGAACGCACCGTCGATGCAAGATCGCGGAAACGCGTTTGATATATTTTAATAATTTCCCAACCAGAGGAAATATTTATGGAAACTTTGTACGACTTTTTTGCCAAACCGACTGATCCACGTCAGTACCGGGGAGTTCGGGTCGCTCTGGCTTCTCCTGAGCAGATTCGGCAATGGTCTCACGGGGAAATTAAAAAGCCGGAAACAATCAACTATCGGACCTTCAAGCCCGAGCGAGACGGTCTGTTTTGTGCCAAGATTTTTGGACCGACCAAGGACTATGAGTGCAACTGCGGCAAGTACAAGCGGATGAAACATCGAGGCGTGATATGTGAAAAGTGCGGCGTCGAAGTGATTCAATCCAAGGTTCGCCGG
This Desulfatitalea tepidiphila DNA region includes the following protein-coding sequences:
- the rpoB gene encoding DNA-directed RNA polymerase subunit beta, yielding MAARLSLDKRIRKNFGKIKKIVEIPDLIGMQKESYRRFLQLDVPPERREDIGLQAVFKSVFPIKDFTGSASLEFVSYRFSEAKHSEDECIQRGMTYELPVRITVRLVVYDVDKETGLSNIRDIKEQEIYFGTIPLMTDKGTFIINGTERVVVSQLHRSSGVFFDHDKGKTHSSGKIIYSARIIPVRGSWIDLEIDPKDIVYIRIDRRRKFPVTTLLKAFGYTTEDLLTYFYANERVVIEGRRAFKIFSEEQLKGQRASRDVVDPTTGDVLVKKGRMFTQRAVKQMKMLNIERFPIAPEELIGKVFAVTIADPKSGDLLVHSNEEINDENLALLKNAGINEFDILHTDGVSSSDSIRKTLLLDKVSSKEEALIEIYRLMRPGNPATPEVAQDFMDHLFFKSAYYDLSSVGRLKINLRLGIQAPVYLRTLRKEDILLTTKTLIDLRDTQGVVDDIDHLGNRRVRAVGELLENQYRIGLVRMERAIKERMSLQEVDALMPHDLINPKPVSAVVKEFFGTSQLSQFMDQTNPLSETTHKRRLSALGPGGLTRERAGFEVRDVHPSHYGRICPIETPEGPNIGLIVSLSTYARVNDYGFIETPYRVVKDSKVTKNVNFLSAFEEKKHPIAQANAPIDDQGAYINPLVTSRVAGEFMMVEREQIELMDISPNQLVSVSASLIPFLENDDANRALMGSNMQRQAVPLMMSEAPLVGTGIEGVVAKDSGVTIVADRDGVVEQVDASRIVIRHDGEKGRDKKPVTIYNLSKFIRSNQNTCFNHRPIVKQGQRVHAGDIISDGPATDHGELALGKNVTVAFMPWGGYNFEDSILVSERLVRDGVYTSIHIEEFEVVARDTKLGKEEITRDIPNVGEEALRNLDDSGIIRLGAEVVQGDILVGKITPKGETQLSPEEKLLRAIFGEKAGDVKDTSLRVPPGVEGIVIDAKVFARRGTEKDERTQEIELSEITVLERNRDDELKIIEEIVREQIISAAEGKVLAAPLKKGKKALAGKGSPVTGELLMDIPVAQLESLVLEDAETTEKVHDLIEQYRQQCDRVREAFEHSLERFERGDELPPGVIKMVKVYVAMKRKLSVGDKMAGRHGNKGVVSRILPMEDMPYFNDGTPVDMVLNPLGVPSRMNVGQILEIHLGRAAKGLGNQITQMIEEKRVADMREKMKRIFDDKETVSAIEELNEDGVMAMAQNYRNGVFMATPVFDGAKEEEIKSLLSEAGVSPTGQATLYDGHTGEPFKERVTVGTMYMLKLHHLVDDKIHARSIGPYSLVTQQPLGGKAQFGGQRLGEMEVWAMEAYGAAHALQEFLTVKSDDMAGRTRMYEKIVKGQNILEPGLPESFKVLTKELQALGLDVSLLEEKDLPKE